In the Chroococcidiopsis sp. SAG 2025 genome, one interval contains:
- a CDS encoding AarF/ABC1/UbiB kinase family protein, which translates to MFLTQNTSRQREIAEILFRNGWDYMRRLLTGGKTDEPQLPTPAVLRKILVDLGPVYVKFGQLMSTRPDLLPASYIEELSTLQDDVPPVPWAEIEVAIRQQLKKPLEETFSKINFQAVAAGSIGQIHRATLTDGREVAIKVQRPGIDAIVAQDISLIQGVADLVARSEFGQNYEIKSLANEFTAALEAELDFTREAHFAEQLRRNLSASKWFDPQQLVIAEIFWDLTTEKLLVMEWLDGVPLLSANFAESNGNGVTSEIKRQEITTLLFRAFFQQLYIDGFFHADPHPGNIFYLKDGRVALLDCGMVGKLDPRTQQILVEMLLAIVDIDAQRCSQLTLQLSDSAQPVILSRLENDYDRMLRKYYNLDLSQINFSQIIYELLQVARNNKIRLPSNMGLYAKTLANLEGLARQFNPEINFLDEVKPLLTDLFRRQLLGNRPVESLLRTALDIKSLSLQSPRQIELLLDRVTSETLQWNLSVRGLDSIRRTLDDSANRLSFSVLVGSLIMGAAIISSKAQTAQLSWLSSVLFAVASLLGLWLIFSILRSGRLR; encoded by the coding sequence GTGTTCTTAACTCAAAATACTTCTCGTCAAAGAGAAATCGCTGAAATTCTTTTCCGTAACGGCTGGGACTATATGCGACGGCTGCTAACCGGGGGCAAAACAGACGAGCCTCAGTTACCGACACCAGCTGTACTACGCAAAATCCTGGTGGATTTGGGACCCGTTTACGTCAAATTCGGGCAGCTCATGTCTACCCGTCCAGATCTCCTACCTGCTTCTTATATTGAAGAACTGTCAACCCTACAGGATGATGTTCCACCCGTTCCTTGGGCAGAAATTGAAGTTGCGATCCGCCAACAACTCAAAAAACCTTTAGAAGAAACTTTCAGCAAAATTAACTTTCAAGCCGTCGCTGCTGGTTCGATCGGTCAAATCCATCGCGCTACGTTGACAGATGGTCGAGAAGTCGCTATCAAAGTCCAGCGTCCAGGCATTGATGCGATCGTCGCTCAAGATATTTCCTTAATTCAAGGAGTAGCCGATTTAGTGGCGCGCAGTGAGTTCGGTCAGAATTATGAAATTAAATCTTTAGCAAACGAGTTTACTGCGGCATTAGAGGCAGAATTAGACTTTACCAGAGAAGCGCATTTTGCCGAACAGTTACGGCGCAATTTGTCAGCTAGTAAGTGGTTCGATCCGCAGCAATTAGTCATAGCAGAAATTTTCTGGGATTTGACCACAGAAAAATTGTTGGTGATGGAATGGTTGGATGGAGTCCCTTTATTATCGGCAAATTTTGCTGAAAGTAATGGTAATGGTGTAACTTCAGAAATCAAGCGGCAAGAAATTACAACTTTGCTATTTCGTGCTTTTTTCCAGCAGCTTTATATTGATGGATTCTTCCATGCCGACCCGCATCCAGGCAACATTTTCTATCTCAAAGATGGGCGTGTTGCGCTGTTAGATTGCGGTATGGTAGGCAAGCTAGATCCTCGTACCCAGCAAATTTTAGTAGAAATGTTGTTGGCAATTGTCGATATTGACGCTCAACGATGCAGTCAGTTGACGTTGCAATTGTCAGATTCAGCTCAACCTGTAATTCTATCACGGCTGGAAAATGATTACGATCGCATGTTGCGGAAATACTATAACTTAGATTTGTCTCAAATCAATTTCAGTCAAATTATTTACGAATTGCTGCAAGTTGCCCGTAACAATAAAATTCGCTTGCCAAGTAATATGGGTTTGTATGCGAAAACTCTTGCCAATTTGGAAGGATTAGCACGTCAATTTAATCCAGAAATTAATTTTCTCGATGAAGTCAAACCTTTGTTAACAGACTTGTTTCGTCGCCAGTTATTGGGCAATCGCCCTGTAGAATCTTTATTACGAACAGCCCTCGATATCAAAAGTCTTTCGCTGCAATCCCCCCGCCAGATCGAACTGTTATTAGACCGCGTGACCTCAGAGACATTGCAATGGAATTTATCGGTACGGGGATTAGATAGCATACGTCGTACCCTTGATGACTCTGCTAACCGCCTCTCGTTTAGCGTATTAGTTGGCTCGTTAATTATGGGCGCAGCGATTATTTCTTCCAAAGCCCAGACAGCACAGCTATCGTGGCTCAGTAGCGTCCTATTTGCAGTGGCAAGTTTGTTGGGATTGTGGCTGATTTTTAGTATTTTGCGATCGGGGCGTTTGCGGTAG
- the yidD gene encoding membrane protein insertion efficiency factor YidD → MLTSQWGTADRTAALDSIKFYQKSISPRKGFDCPHRILYGSQSGSAYVKHLLTNRSFLSAIKFSIQRFQACSRASQILKSQKTSLASAAS, encoded by the coding sequence ATGCTGACAAGCCAATGGGGTACAGCCGATAGAACAGCAGCGTTAGACTCGATTAAGTTCTATCAAAAATCTATTTCTCCTCGTAAAGGCTTTGATTGCCCGCACAGAATTTTGTATGGCAGCCAATCTGGCTCTGCTTATGTCAAACATTTACTGACTAATCGGAGTTTCTTGTCAGCCATAAAATTCTCAATTCAACGATTTCAGGCTTGTTCCCGTGCCAGCCAAATCCTCAAATCTCAAAAAACGTCGCTGGCTTCGGCTGCATCGTGA
- a CDS encoding mannose-1-phosphate guanylyltransferase, with translation MNGSLIPVILAGGKGERFWPLSRRHRPKQFLSLDGSGKSLLQATADRLFPLAGNWENLWVVTSSQLAEGVAVQLPQMPAQNILAEPEGRDTAPAVAWSTLEIAQRYGEDAVIGFFPADPWIGDLPGFQHTLQAAAQLAATTDAIATLGVKPSYPATGYGYIEQGDRTGIYGNLPVYRVNRFTEKPDLRTAEEFLTTGRFCWNSGMFIFRAGVVLKELHTHAPDILIPLKQQGRAAYSQLPKISIDYALMEKTKLAYVLPADFGWDDLGDWNAIARLLQGETPNVEVGHHVGLDTAGTLIYAENDEDVVVTIGLEDVVIVRDRNVTLIVKKDRTQEIKQVLKLLQDNPKFSHLL, from the coding sequence ATGAATGGTTCTCTCATCCCTGTGATTTTGGCTGGAGGTAAAGGCGAACGTTTTTGGCCCCTCAGCCGTAGGCATCGCCCGAAGCAGTTTTTAAGTTTAGATGGTAGCGGTAAAAGTCTACTGCAAGCGACAGCCGATCGCCTCTTCCCCCTAGCAGGGAATTGGGAAAATCTCTGGGTGGTGACATCAAGCCAACTCGCTGAAGGAGTAGCAGTACAACTCCCCCAGATGCCAGCTCAGAACATTCTGGCAGAACCAGAGGGACGAGATACAGCCCCAGCCGTGGCTTGGAGTACGCTGGAAATAGCGCAACGCTATGGGGAAGACGCTGTCATCGGTTTTTTCCCAGCCGATCCTTGGATTGGAGATTTGCCAGGATTTCAACACACTTTACAAGCGGCTGCCCAATTAGCCGCTACCACAGACGCGATCGCTACCTTGGGAGTTAAGCCCAGCTATCCGGCGACTGGCTACGGTTATATCGAGCAAGGCGATCGGACTGGAATTTATGGTAACTTACCCGTCTATCGCGTCAACCGCTTTACCGAAAAACCAGACCTACGTACAGCCGAAGAATTTCTCACCACGGGGCGATTTTGTTGGAATAGCGGCATGTTTATCTTTCGAGCTGGGGTGGTACTGAAAGAACTGCATACCCATGCTCCAGACATCCTCATCCCCCTCAAACAGCAAGGTAGAGCAGCTTACTCGCAGTTGCCCAAAATTAGCATTGACTATGCCTTGATGGAGAAAACCAAACTCGCCTACGTGCTACCAGCCGATTTTGGTTGGGACGATTTAGGCGACTGGAATGCGATCGCCCGTTTGCTCCAAGGAGAAACCCCCAACGTCGAAGTCGGTCATCATGTCGGACTAGATACCGCAGGAACCTTGATTTATGCTGAAAATGACGAAGACGTAGTTGTCACTATTGGCTTAGAAGATGTCGTCATCGTGCGCGATCGTAACGTTACCCTCATAGTCAAGAAAGACCGCACTCAAGAAATCAAACAAGTTTTGAAATTATTGCAGGATAATCCTAAATTTAGTCATTTATTGTAA
- a CDS encoding LCP family protein, whose translation MIGVLKRVDRRLKRQLQEVEVRRSLSVTRQNFLSFRRWLWFQMTRNRLLFWIGVVNLSILLGAMVALLLPIWGSRTSSDLLSRDSPQPRSTFLRNGLPYNLSRPVNILVLGIEPPPSTIGYNHKSASATGTSDTMLLVRFNPDRPAIRVLSIPKDSQVVIPKIGLDKISRAYALGGAPLTARVVSRTLNNVPIDRYLSINTDALRQLVDRMGGIEVFVPQRMVYQDRTQRLQIDLEQGWQTLNGEQAEQFARFRASNQGDLDRIQRQQMLIAALRDRLTSPAILPQLPEITKIMQTAVETNLSPEELRAIVHFSVQMKPQHWQMLLLPGDLSPYSQDPSSYWLYTSGQDQIMSQYFGTSTIGAAPKPKPLTSLKIAVQNASGRPKLSQKVVKYLKHRGFTNVYAVSDWSDIQRQTNIIAQKGDTKAATKIQQILGVGNIEAAAIGDLDSSLTIRIGTDWR comes from the coding sequence GTGATTGGAGTACTAAAACGAGTCGATCGGCGGTTGAAACGACAACTGCAAGAAGTGGAGGTAAGGCGATCGCTGTCTGTCACTCGCCAGAATTTCTTGTCTTTTCGCCGTTGGTTGTGGTTTCAGATGACAAGAAACCGTCTCCTATTTTGGATTGGCGTGGTTAATTTGTCGATCTTGCTAGGGGCAATGGTGGCGCTGCTATTACCAATTTGGGGCAGTCGCACTTCTTCTGACTTGCTATCTAGAGACTCTCCGCAACCGCGTAGTACTTTCCTCCGCAATGGCTTGCCCTACAATCTCTCCCGTCCGGTAAATATTCTCGTTCTGGGTATCGAACCTCCTCCTAGCACCATCGGGTATAATCATAAATCTGCGTCGGCAACTGGGACTAGCGATACAATGCTGTTAGTCCGCTTCAATCCGGATCGCCCAGCCATCAGGGTACTTTCAATTCCTAAAGATAGTCAAGTTGTCATACCCAAGATCGGTCTAGATAAAATTTCTCGCGCTTATGCCTTGGGGGGCGCACCTTTAACAGCGCGGGTTGTCAGCCGCACGTTAAATAATGTGCCGATCGATCGCTACCTCAGCATCAATACAGATGCTTTGCGGCAATTAGTAGATCGGATGGGAGGGATTGAGGTATTTGTCCCTCAACGCATGGTATACCAAGACCGGACGCAACGGTTGCAGATCGATCTAGAACAAGGCTGGCAAACTTTAAATGGGGAACAAGCAGAACAGTTTGCTCGTTTCCGCGCCTCAAACCAGGGAGACCTCGATCGCATCCAGCGCCAGCAGATGTTGATTGCAGCTTTGCGCGATCGCCTTACTAGTCCGGCAATACTACCCCAACTGCCCGAAATTACCAAAATTATGCAAACTGCGGTGGAAACCAATCTCAGTCCAGAAGAGCTGAGGGCGATCGTGCATTTTAGCGTCCAAATGAAGCCGCAACACTGGCAAATGCTCTTATTACCAGGAGATCTCAGCCCTTATAGTCAAGACCCCAGCAGCTATTGGCTCTATACTTCAGGTCAAGACCAGATTATGAGTCAGTACTTCGGGACTTCTACGATTGGGGCTGCACCCAAACCCAAACCGCTGACCAGCCTAAAAATTGCCGTGCAAAATGCTTCGGGCAGACCTAAATTGAGTCAAAAAGTCGTCAAATACCTCAAGCACAGAGGCTTTACAAACGTCTATGCCGTCTCCGATTGGTCGGATATTCAACGCCAGACTAATATCATCGCTCAAAAAGGTGATACCAAAGCAGCAACTAAAATTCAGCAAATCTTAGGTGTCGGCAATATTGAAGCCGCCGCGATCGGCGATTTGGATTCTTCGCTCACAATCCGTATTGGTACAGACTGGCGGTGA
- a CDS encoding response regulator — protein MLRILLIDDNPSDRQLESRELRREFAEIEIQTAIDTAEFERTLAAGGFDLVITDHQLHWSDGLAILDAVKAKYPECPVILFTDSGTEEVAVAAMKRGATDYVRKGKPYRLAIAVREAVEKQNLRQERAKAIEQMQLSEANLRFALEAADITAYTWNLQTGAVRRLENAGNLSGLGNGEIVGSFEQVVNLVHPDDRALFQAGIQTAIKTGTYSCEFRIFKPDGSVAWVLDKGRTIYDRSGNPVGLFGIALDITQRKQLEQEQARLFELEQVARNAAEAANRVKDEFLAVLSHELRSPLNAILGWATILESGRRDETTLQRAISTILRNAQVQTQLIEDLLDVSRIVQGKLKLQFIPLNLATPIQAAIETVELSAQAKSIDLQIFLDRDLGFVYGDPNRLQQVVWNLLTNAIKFTPYGERVEVCLSLEKRSQQLVAKNREASSDSHSPTPESLSYAQITVSDTGKGIATEFLPYVFELFRQADASTTRNYKGLGLGLAIVRYLVEMHGGSVAVESLGEGHGATFTILLPLMESLEPGGAGAGLAKDSRLTSINCDSKSARTGESGKKAEETWRLGAGEKIPLTPHSSLLTPHSSLLTTPLPLNNLRVLVVDDEPDSCEVIAVILQTSGARTYTAGSVQAALQALEAFQPDLLVSDIGMPGEDGYALIRQLRTKTTAQRQIPAIALTGFARLEDRTQAIAAGFHRHLPKPIDPDTLIAVVTDLIQETGRTFDNW, from the coding sequence ATGTTACGTATTCTGTTGATAGACGATAATCCTAGCGATCGCCAGCTCGAAAGTCGCGAACTTCGGCGCGAGTTTGCCGAAATAGAAATCCAAACGGCGATCGATACGGCTGAGTTTGAACGCACTTTAGCAGCAGGCGGATTCGATCTCGTCATCACAGATCATCAACTGCATTGGAGCGATGGACTAGCTATTTTGGATGCTGTCAAAGCTAAGTATCCCGAATGTCCGGTGATTTTGTTTACCGATAGCGGTACGGAAGAAGTTGCTGTTGCTGCTATGAAGCGGGGAGCGACAGATTACGTCCGTAAGGGAAAACCCTATCGCCTCGCGATCGCCGTGCGCGAAGCTGTAGAAAAGCAAAACCTGCGACAGGAACGAGCCAAAGCGATCGAACAAATGCAGCTTTCGGAAGCGAATTTACGATTTGCGCTAGAGGCGGCTGATATCACTGCCTATACTTGGAATTTGCAAACCGGAGCAGTTCGTCGTTTGGAGAATGCGGGTAACTTGTCGGGACTTGGGAATGGCGAGATCGTAGGGTCGTTCGAGCAAGTGGTGAATCTAGTTCATCCCGACGATCGGGCACTATTTCAAGCTGGGATTCAAACCGCCATTAAAACAGGAACCTATAGCTGCGAATTTCGCATTTTCAAACCAGATGGCTCGGTTGCATGGGTTCTAGATAAAGGGCGAACGATTTACGATCGCTCGGGAAACCCAGTAGGACTGTTTGGCATTGCCTTGGATATCACGCAACGCAAACAACTCGAACAAGAACAAGCGCGGCTATTTGAGCTAGAACAAGTTGCCCGTAATGCTGCTGAAGCCGCCAACCGAGTTAAAGATGAGTTTTTGGCAGTGCTTTCGCATGAGTTGCGATCGCCACTGAATGCAATTTTAGGTTGGGCGACAATTCTCGAATCGGGACGACGAGATGAAACGACGCTACAGCGAGCAATTAGTACGATCTTGCGCAACGCTCAGGTACAAACTCAATTGATTGAAGATCTGCTCGACGTGTCTCGCATCGTGCAGGGTAAATTAAAGCTACAGTTTATTCCACTCAATTTAGCTACCCCAATTCAAGCCGCGATCGAAACAGTTGAGTTGAGCGCTCAAGCCAAATCAATCGATTTGCAGATCTTCCTCGATCGCGATCTAGGATTCGTTTATGGCGATCCCAATCGATTACAACAAGTTGTCTGGAATTTACTCACAAATGCGATTAAGTTCACACCATATGGTGAGCGGGTTGAAGTGTGCTTGTCGCTTGAAAAAAGGAGCCAGCAATTAGTAGCAAAAAATCGAGAAGCGTCTTCCGACTCCCACTCTCCCACTCCCGAATCCCTCTCTTATGCTCAAATTACAGTTAGTGACACTGGTAAAGGTATTGCAACTGAGTTTTTACCCTATGTATTCGAGTTATTTCGGCAAGCTGATGCTTCGACTACCCGCAACTACAAGGGACTAGGACTTGGCTTGGCGATCGTGCGCTATCTGGTGGAAATGCACGGCGGTTCGGTAGCCGTCGAGAGCCTGGGAGAAGGGCACGGAGCCACGTTTACAATATTATTGCCTTTGATGGAAAGTCTGGAGCCGGGAGGCGCAGGGGCGGGTTTAGCAAAAGATTCGCGGCTTACGTCAATAAATTGTGACTCAAAATCCGCGCGTACAGGGGAGTCGGGGAAGAAAGCAGAGGAGACTTGGAGACTAGGAGCAGGGGAGAAAATACCTCTCACTCCTCACTCCTCACTCCTCACTCCTCACTCCTCACTCCTGACTACTCCATTACCCCTCAACAATCTGCGCGTGTTGGTCGTTGATGACGAACCAGATAGCTGTGAAGTGATCGCAGTGATTTTGCAAACGAGCGGTGCAAGGACGTATACTGCTGGCTCAGTACAAGCAGCTTTGCAAGCCCTAGAAGCTTTCCAGCCAGATTTGCTAGTCAGTGACATAGGAATGCCGGGAGAAGATGGATATGCGTTGATCCGCCAGCTCAGAACTAAAACAACAGCACAACGGCAGATTCCGGCGATCGCGTTGACAGGATTTGCCAGACTTGAGGATCGAACTCAGGCGATCGCGGCTGGCTTTCATCGTCATTTACCTAAACCCATCGATCCAGACACGCTGATTGCCGTAGTTACAGATCTGATACAAGAGACAGGTAGGACATTTGATAATTGGTAG
- a CDS encoding ATP-binding protein: protein MAFHQILASEKLLDRVATRLDPRQSLRARLGLTICSIALVMAVIASITVSATASDRVKTNAGIALEQLAYQVSDKLDRGMFERYREIQNLTELDLLSNPNSPRSQKRSLLDRLQSTYPTYSWIGLTDATGQVLVSTGKLLENLSVAQRPWFQNARTQAAVGDVHEAMLLAKLLPNPANEPLRFIDISAPVTDSAGKLTGVLGAHLSWTWAKEIRDSLLQPLQNRSQVEVFIFSASGKVLLAPIELQDRIPSLPNLQTLQQQGNGYALETWSDGDLYLTGFARSTGYRNYPGLGWTIIVRQQADLALAPVRALQRQIFTQDLTLGILFAIAGWFVMRRLTYPLLAIATAADRLRQGETNTDLPLITSSDEIGRLSRSLKHLVCALFEQQQQLNLSNEQLQIQLTERQRTAAEIQQLNATLEQKVSDRTAQLQEINRELEAFAYSASHDLRAPLRTIRGFAQALQEDYSDRLDDLGREYIQSITADAVQMDRLIAELLAYSQLTRTKITLQPVALMTTIASARKQLETDLQEKQAEITVTTPLPTVLAHSQTLTQAIANLLSNALKFIKPESHPQVEIKYQLIRYHQQQWARLWIIDNGIGIASSDTERIFRIFERLHGIESYPGTGIGLAIVRKSIERMGGCVGVESQLGQGSRFWIELPLYEG from the coding sequence ATGGCATTTCATCAAATTTTGGCTTCAGAAAAATTGCTCGATCGCGTGGCTACGCGCCTCGATCCGCGTCAAAGCTTGAGGGCGCGGCTAGGCTTAACAATATGTAGTATTGCGCTAGTCATGGCAGTCATCGCGAGTATTACGGTCAGTGCTACGGCGAGCGATCGCGTCAAAACTAATGCTGGCATTGCGTTAGAGCAGTTAGCATACCAAGTATCTGATAAACTCGATCGCGGCATGTTCGAGCGATATCGCGAGATCCAAAACCTGACCGAGCTAGATTTGTTGAGCAATCCCAACTCTCCTCGATCCCAAAAGCGATCGCTACTCGACAGGTTGCAAAGCACTTATCCCACTTATAGCTGGATTGGCTTGACAGATGCCACAGGTCAGGTTCTCGTCAGTACGGGCAAACTGTTAGAAAATCTCAGTGTCGCTCAACGACCGTGGTTTCAAAACGCCCGCACTCAAGCAGCGGTTGGCGACGTTCACGAAGCTATGCTCTTAGCCAAGCTACTACCAAATCCAGCCAACGAACCCCTACGCTTTATCGATATCTCGGCTCCCGTAACTGACTCGGCGGGTAAGTTGACAGGCGTACTGGGCGCTCATCTCAGTTGGACGTGGGCAAAAGAAATTCGGGACTCTTTATTACAACCGCTACAAAATCGATCGCAGGTGGAAGTTTTCATCTTCAGTGCCTCTGGCAAAGTGCTACTCGCGCCCATCGAACTGCAAGACCGAATCCCCTCGCTGCCTAATCTACAAACATTACAGCAGCAAGGCAACGGCTACGCACTCGAAACCTGGTCGGACGGCGATCTCTATCTCACGGGTTTTGCCCGTAGTACGGGATATCGAAATTACCCTGGACTCGGTTGGACGATCATAGTGCGGCAACAAGCCGATCTTGCACTTGCACCCGTGCGGGCTTTACAACGCCAGATTTTTACTCAAGATCTGACATTAGGGATATTGTTTGCCATTGCTGGATGGTTTGTCATGCGTCGCCTCACCTATCCCTTACTCGCGATCGCGACAGCGGCGGATCGTCTACGACAAGGGGAGACAAATACAGACCTACCTTTAATTACCAGCAGCGATGAAATCGGGCGGCTATCTCGCTCGTTAAAGCATCTCGTCTGCGCTTTATTCGAGCAACAGCAACAACTCAATCTCAGTAACGAACAATTGCAAATTCAGTTAACCGAACGTCAACGCACCGCCGCCGAAATTCAGCAACTCAATGCCACCTTAGAACAAAAAGTGAGCGATCGCACGGCACAACTTCAGGAGATTAATCGAGAATTAGAAGCTTTTGCTTATTCAGCTTCCCACGACTTACGCGCGCCACTGCGGACGATCCGAGGATTTGCCCAAGCATTGCAAGAAGACTATAGCGATCGCCTTGATGACTTGGGTAGAGAATACATCCAGTCAATTACCGCAGACGCAGTGCAGATGGATCGACTGATTGCCGAGTTACTAGCCTACAGCCAGCTGACTCGCACGAAAATTACCTTACAACCCGTCGCATTGATGACAACGATTGCATCTGCCCGCAAACAATTAGAAACAGACTTGCAGGAAAAGCAGGCAGAAATTACAGTCACAACACCTCTCCCGACTGTTTTAGCACATAGCCAAACCTTAACCCAAGCGATCGCCAATTTGCTCAGTAATGCCCTCAAGTTTATCAAACCAGAAAGCCACCCGCAGGTTGAAATAAAATACCAGCTCATCCGATACCACCAACAGCAGTGGGCACGCCTGTGGATTATCGATAACGGCATCGGTATTGCATCAAGCGATACCGAACGGATCTTCCGCATTTTCGAGCGCCTACACGGAATTGAATCTTATCCAGGTACGGGCATCGGCTTAGCGATCGTGCGTAAAAGCATCGAACGCATGGGCGGCTGTGTCGGCGTAGAATCGCAACTAGGGCAAGGAAGTCGCTTTTGGATTGAATTACCTCTTTATGAGGGGTGA
- the ribBA gene encoding bifunctional 3,4-dihydroxy-2-butanone-4-phosphate synthase/GTP cyclohydrolase II — translation MQPQNASNQSFVFDSIDAALADLKAGRSIVVVDDENRENEGDLICAAQFATPDTINFMAVEARGLICLAMTGDRLDELDLPLMVTNNTDSNQTAFTVSIDAATHLGVTTGISAEDRARTIQVAINPATKPSDLRRPGHIFPIRARTGGVLKRAGHTEAAIDLAQLAGLYPAGVICEIQNPDGSMARLNQLMEYAKHHQLKIISIADLISYRLQNERFVTRETIAQLPTSFGEFQIYAYRNSVDNSEHVAIVKGDPAQFRDRPVMVRMHSECLTGDALGSLRCDCRMQLQAALKTIEHAGAGVVVYLRQEGRGIGLINKLKAYSLQDMGLDTVEANERLGFPADLRNYGVGAQILNDLGVKQIRLITNNPRKIAGLKGYGLEVVDRVPLLIEANDYNSNYLATKASKLGHMLLQTYLVAAAIHWQEESLSVTQRYERLEKLRHIVRTHDLLLQEEARPLAVALFGQPSLTFHVGLDQPELAAPDWYQQPNHPYLKAIAQILDSISTFPYVQRLEFLVAPGHDPLTGLQVQLNRHNIGTDIPPSAIFDRLETQKIYCFGC, via the coding sequence GTGCAGCCTCAGAACGCTTCTAATCAATCTTTTGTGTTTGACTCGATCGATGCCGCTCTCGCCGACCTTAAAGCTGGACGCTCTATTGTTGTAGTAGACGACGAAAATCGCGAGAATGAGGGCGACCTCATTTGTGCCGCTCAGTTCGCGACTCCAGACACGATCAATTTTATGGCAGTAGAGGCGCGGGGATTAATCTGTTTGGCAATGACGGGCGATCGCTTGGACGAACTCGATCTACCGTTGATGGTAACCAATAACACCGACAGCAACCAAACTGCTTTTACGGTAAGTATCGATGCTGCAACACATTTAGGCGTGACAACGGGTATTTCTGCCGAAGATCGCGCCCGCACGATTCAAGTTGCGATCAACCCCGCCACTAAACCCTCAGATCTGCGCCGTCCCGGTCATATTTTTCCCATCCGCGCCAGGACTGGTGGGGTACTCAAACGTGCCGGACATACAGAAGCAGCGATCGATCTAGCGCAATTAGCAGGGCTGTATCCGGCGGGGGTGATCTGTGAAATCCAAAACCCCGATGGTTCGATGGCACGGTTGAATCAGTTGATGGAATACGCCAAACATCACCAACTGAAAATTATTAGTATTGCCGATTTGATTAGCTATCGCTTGCAAAACGAGCGATTTGTGACTCGCGAGACCATTGCTCAATTACCGACTTCCTTCGGTGAATTTCAGATCTATGCTTATCGCAACAGCGTAGATAACTCCGAACACGTAGCAATTGTTAAAGGCGATCCGGCTCAATTTCGCGATCGCCCCGTGATGGTGCGGATGCATTCGGAATGTCTCACGGGCGATGCTTTGGGTTCGCTGCGCTGCGACTGTCGGATGCAACTACAAGCAGCTTTGAAAACGATCGAACATGCGGGTGCGGGGGTTGTCGTTTATCTACGTCAAGAAGGTAGAGGCATAGGCTTAATTAATAAACTAAAAGCGTATTCCCTGCAAGATATGGGGTTAGACACGGTAGAAGCCAACGAACGCCTGGGCTTTCCTGCCGACTTGCGCAACTACGGGGTAGGAGCGCAAATTCTCAACGATTTAGGTGTGAAACAAATTCGGTTAATTACCAATAATCCCCGCAAAATTGCTGGATTGAAGGGGTACGGTTTAGAAGTCGTCGATCGCGTGCCGTTGCTGATTGAAGCCAACGATTACAACTCGAACTACCTTGCCACCAAAGCCAGCAAGCTAGGGCATATGCTCTTACAAACATACTTAGTTGCTGCGGCAATTCACTGGCAAGAAGAATCTTTATCCGTCACGCAACGTTACGAGCGGTTAGAAAAGCTACGGCACATAGTCAGGACACATGATTTGTTATTGCAGGAAGAGGCGCGACCGTTAGCAGTAGCACTGTTCGGTCAACCTTCCCTAACATTTCACGTTGGCTTAGATCAACCCGAACTAGCTGCACCAGATTGGTATCAGCAACCAAATCATCCCTATCTAAAAGCGATCGCTCAAATTCTCGATAGCATATCGACCTTCCCCTACGTCCAGCGACTAGAATTCCTCGTTGCTCCCGGTCACGATCCGCTTACGGGTCTGCAAGTCCAATTAAACCGACACAATATTGGTACTGATATCCCACCTTCTGCAATCTTCGATCGACTAGAAACCCAGAAGATTTACTGTTTTGGGTGTTAG